Proteins encoded in a region of the Vicia villosa cultivar HV-30 ecotype Madison, WI linkage group LG5, Vvil1.0, whole genome shotgun sequence genome:
- the LOC131607075 gene encoding uncharacterized protein LOC131607075 encodes PIECNNPMPSPNFEFPVFEAEEEEEEEIPDEISRLLKHEERAILPHKEPLEKINLGSEEDKKEVTIGSLLDADIKSKLTDLLKEYVDVFAWSYQDMPGLDTNIVQHYLPLKPECPPVKQKLRRTHPDMANKIKVEVQKQLDAGFLVTSEYPQWLANIVPVPKKDGKVRMCVDYRDLNKASPKDDFPLPHIDMLVDNTAKFNVFSFMDGFSGYNQIKMAPEDMEKTSFITPWGTFCYKVMPFGLKNAGATYQRAMTTLFHDMMHKEIEVYVDDMIAKSSTEEEHIEYLLKLFQRLRKYQLRLNPNKCTFGVRSGKLLGFIVSQRGIEVDPDKVRAIQEMPAPKTEKQVRGFLGRLNYISRFISQMTATCGPIFKLLRKDQGVVWTEDCQKAFDSIKEYLLEPPILIPPVEGRPLIMYLTVLEESMGCMLGQQDETGKKEHAIYYLSKKFTDCESRYSMLEKTCCALAWASKRLRQYMINNTTWLISKMDPIKYVFEKPALTGRIARWQMLLSEYDIEYRAQKAVKGSILADHLAHQPINEYQSLKFDFPDEDVMYLKMKDCDEPLPEEGPEPGSRWGLIFDGAVNAFGNGIGAIIITPKGTHIPFSARLLFDCTNNIAEYEACIMGLEEAIDLRIKILDIYGDSALVINQIKDKWETYHPGLIPYRDYARRLLTFFNKVELHHIPRDQNRMADALATLSSMFKVNHWNDMPTVRITRLERPAYVFATEAVIDDKPWFHDIKRFLQTQEYPLGASNKDKKTLRRLSGSFFLNGDVLYKRNFDMVLLRCVDRHEADMIMHEVHEGSFGTHSNGHAMSKKILRAGYYWLTMESDCYKHVKRCHKCQIYADKIHVPPTLLNVLSSPWPFSMWGIDMIGMIEPKASNGHRFILVAIDYFTKWVEAASYANITRQVVVRFIKNNIICRYGVPSKIITDNGSNLNNKMMKELCEEFKIEHHNSSPYRPKMNGAVEAANKNIKKIVQKMVVTYKDWHEMLPFALHGYRTSVRTSTGATPFSLVYGMEAVLPVEVEIPSMRVLMETKLSEAEWCQSRYDQLNLIEEKRMTALCHGQLYQARMKQAFNKKVRPREFREGDLVLKKILSFQPDSRGKWSPNYEGPYVVKRTFSGGAMILTTMDGDELPHPVNADAVKK; translated from the coding sequence cccattgaatgcaataaccctatgccctctcccaactttgagtttcctgtgttcgaagccgaagaagaggaagaagaggagatcccggacgagatctctcgattacttaagcacgaggaaagagccattctgcctcacaaagagcctttagaaaagatcaatttgggttctgaagaagacaaaaaagaagtgaccattggatcgctgcttgatgctgatatcaagagtaagttgacagaccttctcaaagaatatgttgacgtgtttgcctggtcctaccaagacatgcctgggttggataccaatattgttcagcattacttgccattgaagccagaatgtccgccagttaagcagaaattgcgaaggactcaccctgatatggcaaacaagatcaaagtggaagttcaaaagcaactcgacgcaggttttcttgtcacctccgagtatcctcaatggttggctaacatagtgccagttccgaagaaagatggtaaagttagaatgtgtgttgactaccgtgacttgaacaaggccagtccaaaagatgactttccattaccacatattgacatgctggttgataacactgctaagttcaacgtcttttccttcatggacgggttctccggttataatcagatcaagatggctcccgaagacatggagaagacatctttcatcaccccatggggtactttttgctacaaagtgatgccgtttggattaaagaatgccggcgcaacttaccaaagggcaatgactactctctttcatgacatgatgcataaagaaatagaagtttatgtggacgacatgatagccaagtccagcacagaagaagaacatattgaataccttttgaagttgtttcaacgactaaggaaatatcagcttcgcttgaatcctaacaaatgtacttttggggttagatctggaaaactcttgggtttcattgtcagccaaagaggtattgaagtggatcccgacaaagtcagagctattcaagagatgcctgcaccaaaaactgaaaagcaagtaagaggatttctcggacgattaaactatatctccagattcatctctcaaatgactgctacttgtgggccaattttcaagcttctccgcaaagatcaaggggttgtatggactgaagattgccagaaagcgttcgacagtatcaaggaatacctgttagaaccaccaatattgattcctccagttgaaggaagaccattaatcatgtaccttactgtgttagaagaatccatgggttgtatgcttggacaacaagatgaaaccggtaagaaggagcatgccatctattacctgagtaagaaattcacagactgtgagtctcgttactccatgctcgaaaaaacgtgttgtgctttggcttgggcttcaaaacgtctccgccagtacatgatcaacaatactacttggttaatctccaaaatggatccgatcaagtatgtctttgaaaagcctgcattaacaggaaggattgcccgatggcaaatgctgttatccgagtatgacattgaataccgtgctcaaaaagcggtcaaaggaagcattctcgccgatcatttggcgcatcaaccaattaatgaatatcaatctctcaagtttgactttcctgacgaagatgtcatgtacttgaagatgaaagattgtgacgaaccgttacctgaagaaggtcctgagcctggatcaagatggggcctaatttttgatggagcagtaaacgcatttggcaatggaattggggcaatcatcatcactcccaagggtactcatatcccattctccgccagactgctatttgattgtaccaacaacatcgcagaatatgaagcttgtatcatgggtctcgaagaagccattgatttaaggatcaagatcctagacatatatggagattcggccctcgtgatcaaccaaatcaaagacaaatgggaaacttaccaccctggcttgattccttacagagattatgcaagacgtcttttgactttcttcaacaaggttgaattgcatcatatacctcgagatcagaatcgaatggcagacgccttggctactctatcttccatgttcaaagtcaatcattggaatgatatgcctacagtcagaatcacgcgccttgaaaggcccgcctatgtgtttgcaactgaagcagtcatcgatgataaaccgtggttccacgacatcaagcgcttccttcaaactcaagagtacccgcttggggcatcaaacaaagataagaaaactctaaggaggctctctggcagtttcttcctgaacggagatgtgctatacaaaagaaacttcgacatggttttgctcagatgcgtggacagacacgaagcagacatgattatgcatgaagtgcatgaagggtcctttggaactcattcaaatgggcatgcaatgtccaaaaagatcttaagagcaggatactattggttgacaatggaatcagactgttataaacacgtgaagagatgtcacaagtgccagatctacgcagataagatccatgtgccaccgactctactcaacgttctctcatctccgtggcctttttccatgtggggtattgacatgattggaatgatcgaaccgaaagcttcaaacggtcatcgtttcatcttggtagcaattgattacttcaccaaatgggtcgaagcagcatcttatgccaacattacaagacaagtggttgtgaggtttatcaagaataacatcatttgccgatatggtgttcccagcaagatcattactgacaatggttcaaacttgaacaacaagatgatgaaagaattatgtgaggaattcaagattgagcatcataactcttctccttacagaccaaaaatgaacggcgctgttgaagccgccaacaagaacattaagaaaatcgtccagaaaatggtcgtcacttacaaagactggcatgaaatgctgccatttgctttacatgggtaccgtacttcagtgcgtacttcaacaggggcaactcccttttctctagtatacggcatggaagctgtgctccctgtagaagttgaaatcccatcaatgagagtccttaTGGAGaccaagttatcagaggctgaatggtgtcaaagcagatacgatcagttgaacttaatcgaagaaaaacgtatgactgctctatgccatggacagttataccaagcaaggatgaaacaagctttcaacaaaaaggttcgacctcgtgaatttcgag